The genomic region AGAATAAACCGGTGGATACATCACTGGAGCTCTTCGGGAAGAAATTCAAATATCCGTTTTTTGCAGGTCCGGTTGGTGCAGTAGGATTACATTATGGAGACTGCCTGGATGATGTGGCATATAATGATATTCTGGTATCTTCCTGTGCAAAATACGGAATTGCTGCATTTACAGGAGATGGCGTGGACAGTAATGTGATGGTTGCAGCAACAAAAGCGATTAAGAAAACAGATGGAATCGGAATCCCGACTGTGAAACCATGGAATCTGGATGTGATTGCCGGGAAGATGGAGATGGTACATGAATCGAAAGCCCTCGCAGTGGCGATGGATATTGATGCAGCAGGGCTTCCGTTTCTTAAGAATATGGAACCACCGGCAGGAAGTAAGACGGTAGAAGAACTCCGTCAGATTGCGAAGATGGCAGGCACACCATTTATTGTGAAAGGTGTTATGACCGTCAAAGGAGCATTGAAAGCAAAAGAGGCGGGAGCATCTGCAATTGTAGTATCGAATCATGGCGGCCGTGTACTGGATCAGTGCCCGGCGACAGCAGAAGTTCTGGAAGAGATTGCACTGGCAGTAGGTGATTCTATGAAGATATTTGTAGACGGTGGAATCCGCAGTGGTGTGGATGTATTTAAAGCACTTGCATTGGGAGCAGATGCAGTGATCATTGCAAGACCATTTGTGACAGCTGTATACGGAGGCGCAGAAGAAGGCGTGAAATCTTATATCGAAAAGCTGGGAACAGAACTGGAAGATACGATGAAAATGTGTGGAGTGACGAGTCTGGAAGAGATTGACAGGGATTGTGTGTGGACAAGATCCTGATCTGCTAATCCCACATTTTTAGAAAGTCCTGAATCTCCTCCGGGAGTTGTTCTTTTCTCCATGCCAGCAGGATCTCTGTAGTAAGATCTGCGCCTGAGATCCTGCATGATGTAAGTTTTGAAGAAAGCGTCTGCATTGAAGCAGGAAGGATAGCAATACCAAGCCCTTTTTCTGCCATGGTCATAGCAGTGCGGGCATCTCCGCAAGTGAAATATATATCACACATCAGTCCGGCGCGTTCAAAGGCTGCCAGCATATATTTACGATAGCGGTATGAAAGAATCAGCGGCTGTCTGGAAAGCTCTTTAAGCGGGATAGAAGAACGTTCCTGAAGAAGCGGGGAATCAGGAATGCTCATAGCCATAAGGCTTTCTTTTAAGAGCGGCTTTGTTTCACATCCGTTCAATGCAATGGGAGTCCGCAGAGTAGTAAGGTCGATGATCCGGTTTTCCAGCTGGTCTTTTAGTGTAAAGGTTGAGCCTTCGTGTACATCAAAACGCACTTTGGGATACTTCTTTGCAAAATGAAGAAGATGGTCGGACATCATTGATACGGTGGAAGGGGTCATACCGATATGCAGAGTGGCAGACTGGCTGGATTTTATCACTTCACGTTTGGCGAGGTCGGAAAGTATCAGGAGATTTCCGGCCTGTTCGTAAAGTGTTTTCCCGGCTTCGGTTAAAGTGATTCTTTTTTTACCACGAAGAAAAAGCGGCACCTGTAATTCCTCTTCCAGCATTTTGATCTGATAGCTGAGAGGAGGCTGTGTCATATGAAGATCTCTGGCCGCACCACTGATGGTCCCGGCATCTACGATAGCACGAAAATATTCTAACTGTTTCAGTTCCATAAAATTTCCTTTCTCTATATGATAAAAATAAAAAATATAAGAGTTATTTATGAACAAAACCATATAAAAAATGTTGAATTGCCATATAAAAACAATAATTTACATATATAATAACCGATGTTATACTGAAAACGCAAGAAAAAAGAAAAGGAATGAGTAAAAATATGAAAAGAGTTGACTTTGAAAATGGAACCGTGACCGGGAATATTCTTGGTGCAGCACTTCCGATGCTCGTTGCTCAGATCTTAAACTTATTATATAACATTGTGGATCGTGTATACATTGCACGTATCCCGGAGGTGGGAACGAAAGCACTGGGGGCAGTTGGAATCTGCTTTCCGTTGATCGTGATCATTACTGCATTTGCAAATCTCTTTGGAGGCGGAGGTGCACCGCTTTTTTCTATTTCCAGAGGGAAAAGGCAGGAGAGAGAAGCTGTGTGTATTATGAATACTTCTTTTTCCATGGTTTGTGTCAGTGGTGTGATATTGATGGTGACGGGGTTACTATTTGCAAGACCGATTTTAATTTTGTTTGGAGCTTCTAAGAGTGCACTGGTGTATGTGTATCCGTATATGATGATCTATCTGCTCGGTACATTGCCGTCAATGATCGCAGTCGGGATGAATCCGTTCATCAATGCCCAGGGATATTCTGTAGTTGGAATGCTTTCTGTTGCAATCGGAGCAGTTGCGAATCTGATACTTGATCCACTGTTTATCTTTGTTCTCGGATTCGGAGTGCGGGGCGCAGCCATTGCGACCATACTGTCACAGACATTATCGGCAGCCTTTGTTCTTTTTTTCCTTACAGGAAAAGCAGAATTGAAAGTACGGTTTTTACGGAAGAATGAGATATCGGAATGTACAGGGTATGCGAAAAATATTGTAAGTCTGGGGATGGCCGGATTTATCATGCAGCTTACGAACAGCCTGGTGACAATCTGTTGTAACAACGTACTGTCTGTTACAGGCGGAGATATTTATATCTCTGTAATGACGATCATTTCCAGTGTGCGTCAGCTTGTGGAGACTCCGATCCATGCAATAAATGAAGGAACGTCTCCGATCTTAAGCTATAATTACGGGGCTCGTCGTCCTGCGCGTGTGCGAAAATCAATTGCAGTTCTGGCAGTTATGATCCTTATATATACAGGAGTGATGTGGGGAAGTATTATCATGATTCCGGAAGTCCTGATCCGGATATTCAGTTCGGATAAGACTCTTATGAAAGATGCCGTTCCGGCGTTGAAACAATATTTTGCGGCGTTTATATTTATGGATCTGCAGTATATGGGACAAACAGTATTTAAATCACTGAATAAGAAGAGGCAGGCAATCTTCTTTTCACTGCTTCGTAAAGTGTTCATTGTAGTTCCGCTTACTTATCTGATGCCATATGTATTACATATGGGAACGGATGGGGTATTCCTTGCAGAGCCGGTATCAAATGTGATCGGTGGAAGTATCTGCTTTATCACGATGCTATGTACAGTGATGCCGGAGCTGAAAAGGATGGAAGCGTAAAAGGGAAAAACTTCGTTTTTACCAGTCTGGCATGTTTAAGAAAAATTTGGTAAAATAAAAAATCAGGAGAGAAGAAAAAAGACAGAAGAGGAGTGTGACAGAGATGGTTATATTAAATGACTATCTGTATTCCGGAGATACAGTACTTCGGATTCTTCACAATTACATCAAAGATTTGAGAAAAGATGCCAAGAAAACAGGAAATGAAATAGATATGATTCATTGTAATTTTCTGTTGCAGATCCAGGAACTTCTGGAGCATAATGATTTCTTAACTGCGCAGTCTCAGAAAATGAGAGAGTTTTACAAATATATGGCGAAAGAATATCCGTTTATGGCATTTACTTTCAAAGGAAGGATCAAATCACTGATCCGGGCAGAAGAGAAATTCAATGGTTATGTGGTGGAATTCATTTATGATTATTATGAAGAACACGGGAAATATCCGAGCATAGCAGAAGTTAAGAAACGATTGAGTTGCTTTAGAGATTTAATCGCTTACAGAATTATTATTTCAGTTCCCAGATGCCATCTGAACAGTGAAGAAGACAGAGAAGAGCAGGAGCGGAAATACCTGTATCAGATCGCAAATGTACTGCCGGGATTTTTGGAGGAGCAGGGATTTAGTGCAGAACCGGCCATGGGGATAAAGGAAAGTACATCCCCGCTTTTGAACGAATCAGTGAAACCGTATTACAGAGATTATATCTGCAGCCATAGTTCGAATAATTATCAGTCTTTACATATTACATTTTACGATAATAGTTCAAGATGTTATATGGAGGTACAGCTTCGAACCAAAATGATGGATGACATTGCAGAAATAGGCTCGGCAAATCATATCGGTTATGAAAAAGAGCAGGAACATGAACGGGCCAGAAGAGATGCAATCCCGGAAGGAGAGTGTCTGTATTTTGATGAGGCTTATGAGAGAGGAATGAAACTTTTGAATCTTAAGCTGGCTGAACTGGATGTGAATATGTTTTCGGCAATAAATAACAGTCTGATCAATGACGGATGTGGACTTTACCGTGGAAGGTTGATTCTTCCGTATGAGCATTTGTCCAGATTCCAGAACGACCTGATTGATTAATATTTATGATCACAGGGATAAAAGAACAAAAGTAAGTTTCAGTTTGCAATATAGATCAGAATATAGTATGATGTAATTCAGGGCTTTAAAGTGTAGTGCTTTAAAGTCCTGAGACTTTGAAAGGATATTTATACTATGATAGTTAAATTAATAGAACAAGTATATAGCTTTTTGTGGGGAGATTTATTGCAGATACCTCTTCCGGGAGGCGGTAGTGTCGGAATTTCACTGTTGATCATACTTCTGATACCGGCAGGAATATATTTTACCATCCGGACCAGAGTACTTCCGATCAGGTTATTTCCGGATATGGTAACGGTACTGACAGGAAAGAAAGAAGACAAGAACAGTCTGTCTACTTTTCAGACATTGATCGTATCGACAGCAACCCGTGTCGGAATGGGAAATCTGGTCGGCGTTGTTGCGGCAGTATCCGCAGGTGGTGCGGGAGCTATATTCTGGATGTGGGTGACAGCGCTGATCGGTTCTTCGACAGCATTTATAGAAGCAACACTTGCTCAGATTCATAAAGAAAAAGATCCTTTATACGGAGGTTTCCGCGGCGGACCGGCATATTATATCCATGATTATGTGGAAGGCAGGACCGGAAAGAAGAGAAAGTGCGTACTGCCTGCAGTATTATTTGCCATCTCAGGTTTGATCTGCTGGTGCGGGATTAGTCAGGTAATCAGTAATTCTGTGGCTGCATCTTTTAAAAATGCATTTTCTATTCCGCCACTTTATACGACGATCGTTCTGGTGATCCTTGCGGCGATTATCGTACTTCGTAAGAATGCGACGGTAAAAGTACTGGATCTGATGGTTCCGTTTATGGCGGTGTGTTATTTCTGCATTACGATTTTTATTATTATTACCAATATCGGAAGCCTTCCGGGGGTATTTGCAAGAATCTTCCAGGAAGCTTTCGGAATCCGCCAGGTGGCAGCCGGTGGATTTGGAGCAGTGTTGATGAACGGAGTAAAACGTGGATTATTTTCGAATGAAGCTGGTTCAGGCTCTGCGCCATGTGCGGCAGCGGCAGCAGAATGTGACAAACCGGTGAAAGCGGGATTAACACAGGCACTTGGAGTGTTTGTAGATACGATCGTAATCTGTAGCTGTACCGCTATGATCATGTTACTGGTACCGGAAAAACTGGTCGCTGGAAAAGAAGGAATGGATCTGTTACAGACTGCGATGAGATATCATCTGGGAGAATTCGGAGTGATATTCATTGCAGTGACCTTATTCCTGTTCAGTTTTTCTACATTTCTGGGAATTCTCTTTTATGCAAGATGTAATGTGGCATATCTGTTTGGTGACAAATGGTGCTGGCAGACTGCATACAAAGTATTGGCACTTGTGATGTTGTTCATTGGAGGAATTGCGACTTATACATTTGTATGGGATCTGGGAGATGTCGGAATCGGTCTGATGACAATCTTCAACATTGCAGCGTTGTACCTGATGGGAGGTCAGGCGCTCGATGAACTGAAGGCATATGAGGAGTCTAAAAAATAACTGGATATAGATGAAAAGCAGTATTGTATAACGATGAAAAATCGGAATACAATACTGCTTTTTTAGTCTTTTAATACATTTGCCATATCAGCAGGAAGAGGTGCCGTAAATGACATCCATTCACCGGTGATCGGATGTGCAAATTCCATATGATGGGAATGTAAAGCCTGCCTGGTCATATGTTCCATATCTGGATTATACAGGTAATCACCGATCAGTGGAAAGCCAAGGTATTTCATATGAATACGGATCTGATGGGTACGGCCTGTCTCAAGTTTTAATGAGACCAGACTGTGTCCGTTTGCTTCTCTTATCAGTTTATAATGGGTGATGGCTTCCTCACCGTGTTCAAAATCTACCATGCGTTCAATGATCGTTCCCTCTTTTCGGGCAAGTGGGGCGCAGATTGTTCCGGATGAAGGTGTGACACGGCCCTTTACTACTGCAAGATATTCGCGGTGTACTTCCCGGTTTTTAGTCATGGTAGAAAGGATGCTTCCGCTGACAAGGTGTTTGGAGACCACAGTGAGTCCGGAGGTATCGCGGTCAAGACGGTTGCAACAGCGAAAGATAAAAGGTTTGTCCTGCTTCTGGTAGTACCATGCAAGTGCATTGGCAAGGGAATTATAATAATTGTTCATTGACGGATGAATCGGCATGCCGGCGGGTTTATTGATCACGATGATGTCTTCATCTTCGTAGATAATATCCAGTGGAATCTCCACCGGGGGGATTTTCTCAGAGCATTTTGTTTCACAGATAATGACTTTTAGAATGTCTCCGGCAGTCAGTGTCTGGCGCATATAATAATGGACACCATTTACCAGTATACTTTTTGGCATACGTTTGATTTCGGCAAGATTCTGACCGGAATATCCTTTCCTTCGTAAGAATTGTTCAATCCGGAGTCCGTCTTCTTTTTCGGTAATCAGGTATTCTATTGTACGGTTCATTGCAATTCTCCTGTAGTATAGGTATAATAATGCCAGAAACAAAATCTGGCATGTATAACGCTGATATTTATAACGCTGGTATCCATATCATATCATGAATGCCGTGGATACTAAAGCAGTAAAATCAGATAAATTAAATGTAAAAATAACAGAAAGAGAGGATGAAATGACAGGACTCAGTACACTTTGTTATATTGAAAAAGATAATAAATATCTGATGCTTCACAGAATTAAGAAGAAAAATGATGTGAATGAGGGAAAATGGATCGGTGTCGGAGGGCACTTTGAGGCAGATGAAAGCCCTGAAGAATGTGTTCTAAGAGAGGTAAAAGAAGAGACCGGGTATACGCTTACTTCTTACAGGTTCTGTGGACTTGTAACATTTGTATCGGGAGACGGAGTGACAGAATATATGTCTTTGTTTCACGCAGATGGTTTTGAAGGGGAACAGATTGCCTGTGATGAAGGCGTTTTGGACTGGGTTGATATTAATAAGATACAGGATCTGAATCTCTGGAGAGGAGATAAGATATTTTTAAAACTGATAGCAGAAAAGGTTCCGTTTTTCTCGCTGAAACTCGTTTATGACGGACATGACGGTCTGGTGTCAGCAGTGCTAAATGGAACAGAACTGGATCTGGAAAAGATTTAGAAGGAATGGAGCAGACAGAAAGGATGAGAGATTGATGGAACAGATCAGATTGGAAAATGAACAGATAGAAGTAACTGTGAATATTCACGGAGCAGAATTGCGGTCGTTGAAAAGTAAGGCTGACGGACAGGAATATTTGTGGAATGCAGATGCAAAATACTGGGGAAGGACGTCGCCTGTGTTATTTCCTTTTGTCGGCGGAGTAAAGAATAAAGTTTACAGACATGAGGGCAAAGAATATCCGATGAATCAGCATGGATTTGCAAGAGATATGGACTTTACATTGATAAGCCGGAGCACAGATGAGGCATGGCTGGCGTTGGAGGATACCGATGAAACCCGTAAAGTCTATCCGTTTCATTTCCATTTGGAGATTGGATACAGACTGGAAGGAACAGCTGTCAGGGTAATGTGGAAAGTAAAAAATACAAATAAGAAAAATATGTATTTTGCGATCGGTGCGCATCCGGCATTCTTCTGCCCGGTCAGAGAAGGCGAGAAGCAGTCAGAATATTTCCTGAAGTTTAAGGATGGAGAAGGAAATGCACCGGAATCACTGACGAATACGGTATTCGGAGAAGGTGGAGTTGTTACAACACAGAAAAAAGAATATAAGCTGACAGACGGCTTCCTTTCTATTGATGAGCATTTGTTTGACGGGGATGCGCTGGTAATTGAAGGGCATCAGATTCAAAGGGTCGCATTGACGGATCCACAGAGGAAGGAATATCTGGCAGTAGAATTTGACGCACCACTTGCAGGAATCTGGTCACCACCGAAAAAACAGGCTCCGTTTGTATGCATTGAACCATGGTATGGACGTTGTGACAGTGAAAGATTCGACGGGGAATTAAAAGACAGAGACTGGGAAAATGCTCTGGAAGCGGGCGGAGAATTTGAGGCTTCATACAAAATTATTATTGAATAATTTTTTCAGAATATTTTATAGAATTTATATGGATAACTTTGGGGAATCGGTTATAATAAGCATGTAGTTACATGATAATAGTCATTACGAAAGAGAGGAAATAGATATGGCAGTTATACATTTGTCAAAAGATAATTTTAATGAAGAAGTACTGGAGTCAAAAGTACCTGTAATGGTAGATTTCTGGGCAACGTGGTGCGGACCATGCAAGACGATGGCACCGATCGTGGAAGAGATTGCAGAAGAACGTACAGATATCAAAGTATGCAAAATTGACGTAGATCAGGAACCGGAACTTGCAAGACAGTATCGTGTAATGTCTATCCCGACATTTCTGGTGTTCAAAGACGGAGAAGTCGTTAAGAGAGATATGGGTGTGATGTCCAAGGACGAGCTGGAAGGTCTGATTGTTTAATGTGTGAAAAGGTTGATATCCGGCTGGAATAAAATAAAAGGTACATTCCTGTGCAGACTTTAATGCAAGGGAATGTACCTTTTATTTTTATCGCCATGCGTTCGTAAGGAACTGCCAATGGCGGATTTTTTGTAGTTCTGTGTTTGATCCATTCATTAGTGGATTAAATTCCAAGCACATCTTTGATGGAATAGAACCCAGGGCCTTTCCCTTCAAGATAAGCAGCACAGTCACAGGCTCCTCTTGCAAAGCATTCCCAGTTATAGGAGTGATGGGTAATTTCCAGACGTTCGCCCATGCCTCCGAAGTATACGGTATGGCTGCTTGGAATATTGCCGGCACGAAGGGAATGGTAGCCGATGGTTCCAGGTTCACGAGGTGATTCGCCTTCACGTCCGTAGACTGCAATATCGCTAAGCTCTTTGCCGAGAGCATGAGCCATGATCTCACCCATCTCTTTAGAAGTTCCGCTTGGTGCATCCTTCTTCCACTGATCATGCATTTCCAGAATCTCGATATCAATCTCATCTTTTAAAGTTGCAGTAACAAGTTCCAGAAGTTTGTTCATGATATTCACAAGTTTTGAAGTGTTAGCCGCATAGAGCATCGGGATCTGTTTGCCGGCTTCTTCGAAGCGTTTCATTTCTTCAGCGGAAAATCCGGTCGATCCACATACCAGTGCTTTCTTATGGGCAATAGCAAGATCCAGAACTTCCATGGCCATTTCTTTTGTGGAAAAATCAATGATGACATCACAGGAATCAATGATACTTTCAAGGTCATCGGTTACAGGAACTCCGAGTTCGAAGCCCGTCATGGCAACAGTGCCCAGATCCTTTCCGATATAATCCCGTCCCTTTGGTGCTATTGCACCCACCAGTTCCATATCGTCACGACTGGCAGCGACCTGTGTGATCAGTTTTCCCATTTTACCTTTTGGTCCGATTACAATAACTTTCATAATAGTAGTCTCCTTTCATAAACCGGTCATATGTTGCTGAATCATATTTTATATCGCTATGCGTTCTGCAGATTCAGACATTGTATAAACTGTCTTCAGTATAGCACAGCAAGAGGCGGGTGAATATGAAGAAATAAAAAAGTGGATGAAAAGTCTGAAAATTACGAAAAATGAAAGCTGTCAACCAATGGTTGCGAGATTGCAATGTTACATATGTGGACAAATGCAGGAGAATAAGACATAATGAAAAAAATGAATTCATTTCGTATAGATATTATTAAGAAGGTGAGAAAATGACATTAGGTGAAAAGATATATAAGTTGAGGACAAAACGATCTATGACGCAGGAACAGCTTGCGGAAAAAATAGGAGTGTCACGACAGTCTGTATCCAAATGGGAAACAGACAGTGCCATTCCGGATATAGAAAAATTAAAATTATTGGCGGAGATTTTTGAAGTGTCTATAACAGAGCTTTTGGGGATGGAATGCGAAGAAGATACAAAACGTAAAGATGAAAAAGAAAGAATAGAACATTGCCAAAAAGAAATAAAACGGTGGAAGAGATATGCTATAGTTTTGATAGCAATTTCTGCGATTCTTCTTGCTGCGTGTATCGGTGGAAGTATATATGTAAGATATTTTATTATTGAAGAAAAATCAAATAATACAGAAGCACAGACGACACAGATCGTACAGCAGGAAACGGATGAAGACAGTGAACAGATAGGAAGGCCAAAAGGAATCATATCGGAGTTTTACAGAAGTGTACGTTGTTCCGAGGACGGAAAGATATATCTGAAATTAAAGTGTGTTCTGGTTCGGGACAGCGCAGAAACACAAATGACAGGTCTTGTTAAGACCGACGAAAGTGACGGAAACATATCTGTAGATATGGTAAAAAAAGAAAATGGATATGAAGGCGAGGCAGAGATACCGGTAAGTTATCTGGAGAATCCGGTGAATATCAGTCTTAATATCGATAAGAGTGGTGAAAAACAGAATGTCGTCATTGATACAGATTCGACGGAGTATTTACTGGAGCAGATCGACTGGCTTCCGATGGCAGATCTGGAGGCAGATGAGACAGGAAATGGTGAATATCAGTCAGGTTATCTGAATGTTCGTGCTTCGGAGCAAAAGAATATGAAGAATGTGGAAGCTGTGAAGCTAGAGATGAAAATCGGCAAGAAGAAAGTATTCAAAAAAGAATTATCATCCAGGGAATGGAAGGATCTGAAAAATCACGGACAGATAGGGTATTCATATGAATATAAAAACATAGGAAAGCTGTATGATGATTATACAGACGGTAAGATTATAATAAAGATCAAATATTATAATAAAGAACTGAAAAAGAATGTAGAAATATGGATAAATCCATGGGAAGGTATAGAATCACGGGAAAAGATACTGCTGAAAGACTGAAAGAAGACCGGGCTTGTAGTAAAGCCTTGAAGTATAGTATACTTAGGAAAGACAGTTTTATGAACAAAAAGATAACGGAGGAAGGAAATGAAGGGAATTATATTTGATGTAGATGGTACTTTATGGGATTCAACCGAAATGGTAGCAGTTGCATGGAATAAAGTGATCAAGGATGAAGGAATAGAACACAAAGAACTTGAAGAAAAAGATCTGAAAAAAGAGTTTGGAAAGCCAATGGAAGCGATTGGTGAAAGTCTTTTT from Dorea longicatena harbors:
- a CDS encoding RluA family pseudouridine synthase, producing MNRTIEYLITEKEDGLRIEQFLRRKGYSGQNLAEIKRMPKSILVNGVHYYMRQTLTAGDILKVIICETKCSEKIPPVEIPLDIIYEDEDIIVINKPAGMPIHPSMNNYYNSLANALAWYYQKQDKPFIFRCCNRLDRDTSGLTVVSKHLVSGSILSTMTKNREVHREYLAVVKGRVTPSSGTICAPLARKEGTIIERMVDFEHGEEAITHYKLIREANGHSLVSLKLETGRTHQIRIHMKYLGFPLIGDYLYNPDMEHMTRQALHSHHMEFAHPITGEWMSFTAPLPADMANVLKD
- the dapB gene encoding 4-hydroxy-tetrahydrodipicolinate reductase — protein: MKVIVIGPKGKMGKLITQVAASRDDMELVGAIAPKGRDYIGKDLGTVAMTGFELGVPVTDDLESIIDSCDVIIDFSTKEMAMEVLDLAIAHKKALVCGSTGFSAEEMKRFEEAGKQIPMLYAANTSKLVNIMNKLLELVTATLKDEIDIEILEMHDQWKKDAPSGTSKEMGEIMAHALGKELSDIAVYGREGESPREPGTIGYHSLRAGNIPSSHTVYFGGMGERLEITHHSYNWECFARGACDCAAYLEGKGPGFYSIKDVLGI
- a CDS encoding MATE family efflux transporter gives rise to the protein MKRVDFENGTVTGNILGAALPMLVAQILNLLYNIVDRVYIARIPEVGTKALGAVGICFPLIVIITAFANLFGGGGAPLFSISRGKRQEREAVCIMNTSFSMVCVSGVILMVTGLLFARPILILFGASKSALVYVYPYMMIYLLGTLPSMIAVGMNPFINAQGYSVVGMLSVAIGAVANLILDPLFIFVLGFGVRGAAIATILSQTLSAAFVLFFLTGKAELKVRFLRKNEISECTGYAKNIVSLGMAGFIMQLTNSLVTICCNNVLSVTGGDIYISVMTIISSVRQLVETPIHAINEGTSPILSYNYGARRPARVRKSIAVLAVMILIYTGVMWGSIIMIPEVLIRIFSSDKTLMKDAVPALKQYFAAFIFMDLQYMGQTVFKSLNKKRQAIFFSLLRKVFIVVPLTYLMPYVLHMGTDGVFLAEPVSNVIGGSICFITMLCTVMPELKRMEA
- the trxA gene encoding thioredoxin, coding for MAVIHLSKDNFNEEVLESKVPVMVDFWATWCGPCKTMAPIVEEIAEERTDIKVCKIDVDQEPELARQYRVMSIPTFLVFKDGEVVKRDMGVMSKDELEGLIV
- a CDS encoding aldose 1-epimerase family protein, producing the protein MEQIRLENEQIEVTVNIHGAELRSLKSKADGQEYLWNADAKYWGRTSPVLFPFVGGVKNKVYRHEGKEYPMNQHGFARDMDFTLISRSTDEAWLALEDTDETRKVYPFHFHLEIGYRLEGTAVRVMWKVKNTNKKNMYFAIGAHPAFFCPVREGEKQSEYFLKFKDGEGNAPESLTNTVFGEGGVVTTQKKEYKLTDGFLSIDEHLFDGDALVIEGHQIQRVALTDPQRKEYLAVEFDAPLAGIWSPPKKQAPFVCIEPWYGRCDSERFDGELKDRDWENALEAGGEFEASYKIIIE
- a CDS encoding helix-turn-helix domain-containing protein → MTLGEKIYKLRTKRSMTQEQLAEKIGVSRQSVSKWETDSAIPDIEKLKLLAEIFEVSITELLGMECEEDTKRKDEKERIEHCQKEIKRWKRYAIVLIAISAILLAACIGGSIYVRYFIIEEKSNNTEAQTTQIVQQETDEDSEQIGRPKGIISEFYRSVRCSEDGKIYLKLKCVLVRDSAETQMTGLVKTDESDGNISVDMVKKENGYEGEAEIPVSYLENPVNISLNIDKSGEKQNVVIDTDSTEYLLEQIDWLPMADLEADETGNGEYQSGYLNVRASEQKNMKNVEAVKLEMKIGKKKVFKKELSSREWKDLKNHGQIGYSYEYKNIGKLYDDYTDGKIIIKIKYYNKELKKNVEIWINPWEGIESREKILLKD
- a CDS encoding NUDIX hydrolase, whose translation is MTGLSTLCYIEKDNKYLMLHRIKKKNDVNEGKWIGVGGHFEADESPEECVLREVKEETGYTLTSYRFCGLVTFVSGDGVTEYMSLFHADGFEGEQIACDEGVLDWVDINKIQDLNLWRGDKIFLKLIAEKVPFFSLKLVYDGHDGLVSAVLNGTELDLEKI
- a CDS encoding LysR family transcriptional regulator, with the translated sequence MELKQLEYFRAIVDAGTISGAARDLHMTQPPLSYQIKMLEEELQVPLFLRGKKRITLTEAGKTLYEQAGNLLILSDLAKREVIKSSQSATLHIGMTPSTVSMMSDHLLHFAKKYPKVRFDVHEGSTFTLKDQLENRIIDLTTLRTPIALNGCETKPLLKESLMAMSIPDSPLLQERSSIPLKELSRQPLILSYRYRKYMLAAFERAGLMCDIYFTCGDARTAMTMAEKGLGIAILPASMQTLSSKLTSCRISGADLTTEILLAWRKEQLPEEIQDFLKMWD
- a CDS encoding alpha-hydroxy-acid oxidizing protein: MNYSDCIENARTRIGNYCKACPECNGRACKNQMPGPGAKGVGDTAIRNYDKWKEIRVQMDTIAENKPVDTSLELFGKKFKYPFFAGPVGAVGLHYGDCLDDVAYNDILVSSCAKYGIAAFTGDGVDSNVMVAATKAIKKTDGIGIPTVKPWNLDVIAGKMEMVHESKALAVAMDIDAAGLPFLKNMEPPAGSKTVEELRQIAKMAGTPFIVKGVMTVKGALKAKEAGASAIVVSNHGGRVLDQCPATAEVLEEIALAVGDSMKIFVDGGIRSGVDVFKALALGADAVIIARPFVTAVYGGAEEGVKSYIEKLGTELEDTMKMCGVTSLEEIDRDCVWTRS
- a CDS encoding alanine/glycine:cation symporter family protein produces the protein MIVKLIEQVYSFLWGDLLQIPLPGGGSVGISLLIILLIPAGIYFTIRTRVLPIRLFPDMVTVLTGKKEDKNSLSTFQTLIVSTATRVGMGNLVGVVAAVSAGGAGAIFWMWVTALIGSSTAFIEATLAQIHKEKDPLYGGFRGGPAYYIHDYVEGRTGKKRKCVLPAVLFAISGLICWCGISQVISNSVAASFKNAFSIPPLYTTIVLVILAAIIVLRKNATVKVLDLMVPFMAVCYFCITIFIIITNIGSLPGVFARIFQEAFGIRQVAAGGFGAVLMNGVKRGLFSNEAGSGSAPCAAAAAECDKPVKAGLTQALGVFVDTIVICSCTAMIMLLVPEKLVAGKEGMDLLQTAMRYHLGEFGVIFIAVTLFLFSFSTFLGILFYARCNVAYLFGDKWCWQTAYKVLALVMLFIGGIATYTFVWDLGDVGIGLMTIFNIAALYLMGGQALDELKAYEESKK